The following are encoded in a window of Rhizobium sp. WYJ-E13 genomic DNA:
- a CDS encoding VOC family protein, which translates to MSNTHGKFIWCELMTPDPDAAAKFYGSVVGWTSSKMPAADQPEYVIFEANGVRVAGMMPFPAELEGQGIPPNWTGYVAVDDVDQSARDFSANGGTVRRQPADIPGIGRFAVVADPDGAVLCIMTPLPMENPPPELPFDTPGHVGWRELYANDGAKAFDFYSKLFGWTKDQDFDMGPMGIYHIFAEHGKQTGGMMTRPPEVGMAFWSYYFTVPALDAAIERVNTGGGKVVNGPMEVPGGWVCQGMDPQGAYFCLSAGKR; encoded by the coding sequence ATGTCCAATACGCATGGCAAGTTCATATGGTGCGAACTGATGACGCCGGACCCCGATGCGGCGGCAAAATTCTACGGATCGGTCGTCGGCTGGACATCGAGCAAAATGCCGGCGGCGGACCAGCCGGAATATGTCATCTTCGAAGCAAACGGCGTCAGGGTCGCCGGCATGATGCCTTTTCCGGCAGAGCTGGAAGGGCAGGGCATTCCGCCGAACTGGACCGGTTATGTCGCCGTCGACGATGTCGATCAATCGGCGCGCGACTTCTCGGCAAATGGCGGCACCGTCCGCCGCCAGCCGGCCGATATTCCGGGCATCGGCCGCTTTGCCGTGGTAGCCGATCCTGACGGAGCGGTGCTCTGCATCATGACGCCGCTGCCGATGGAAAATCCGCCACCGGAACTGCCCTTCGACACGCCCGGCCATGTCGGCTGGCGCGAGCTCTACGCCAACGATGGCGCCAAGGCCTTCGACTTCTATTCCAAGCTCTTTGGCTGGACGAAGGACCAGGACTTCGACATGGGACCGATGGGCATCTACCACATCTTCGCCGAACACGGAAAACAGACCGGCGGCATGATGACCCGCCCGCCGGAAGTCGGCATGGCCTTCTGGTCCTATTATTTCACCGTGCCGGCGCTCGATGCTGCGATCGAGCGCGTCAATACCGGCGGCGGCAAGGTCGTCAACGGTCCCATGGAAGTTCCCGGCGGCTGGGTCTGTCAGGGGATGGATCCGCAGGGGGCCTATTTCTGCCTCTCGGCGGGCAAGCGGTAG
- a CDS encoding MerR family transcriptional regulator — protein sequence MKISDLARRCGLSAHTLRYYERIGLLPYADRDRSGQRDYDASILSWIEFVGRLKTTGMPIRDMLLYAKLADKGKATFSERREMLEEHRERVRVHLTDLEACLRVLDGKIASYAEAEERMRDDKRNIAETPARART from the coding sequence ATGAAGATCAGTGACCTCGCGAGACGGTGCGGTCTGTCGGCTCATACGCTGCGTTATTACGAGCGTATCGGCTTGCTTCCCTATGCCGATCGCGACCGATCCGGACAACGCGACTATGACGCTTCCATCCTTTCCTGGATCGAGTTTGTCGGCCGTCTGAAGACGACGGGCATGCCGATCCGCGACATGCTGCTTTACGCAAAGCTTGCCGACAAGGGGAAAGCCACTTTCAGCGAGCGTCGCGAGATGCTCGAAGAGCATCGTGAGCGTGTCCGGGTCCATTTGACTGATCTCGAAGCCTGCCTTCGCGTCCTCGACGGCAAAATCGCCTCCTATGCAGAGGCGGAAGAAAGGATGAGAGATGACAAACGGAACATTGCAGAGACGCCGGCTCGGGCACGGACTTGA
- a CDS encoding ABC-F family ATP-binding cassette domain-containing protein — MTLINIRNLGIVLSAPLFSKLNLVVNAGDRLGLVAANGRGKSTLLRIMTGTLEPTEGEITKARGLTIGHVEQNVPSALLDATFRDAVLHALAPDQAESESWRADVVLESLEVPEELRERQLRQLSGGWQRLALIARTWVNEPDVLLLDEPTNHLDLEKIAQLETWLNMLPRDTPVIISSHDRAFLDATTNRTLFLRPEQSAAFALPYSRARAALDEADASDARRYEKDMKTVEQLRKQAAKLNNIGINSGSDLLVVKTKQLKQRAEKLEETAKPAHLERSAGAIRLANRGTHAKVLMTLEDAEVTTPDGTLLFRTGRQFICQGDRIVLLGLNGAGKSRLISMLRAAIAGPDTAHAGIKATPSLVLGYGDQLLADLSDADTPLQTIIRRFDVGDQRARSLLAGAGMTIEMQGKPVKLLSGGQKARLGMLVLRLTQPNFYLLDEPTNHLDIEGQEALERELMAHEASCLLVSHDRSFVRAVGNRFWLIERKKLVEVESPEGFFASVGGLNSGV, encoded by the coding sequence ATGACCCTCATCAATATCCGCAATCTCGGCATCGTGCTGTCCGCGCCGCTGTTCTCGAAGCTCAACCTCGTCGTCAATGCCGGCGACCGGCTTGGCCTCGTGGCTGCGAACGGGCGCGGCAAATCCACCCTGCTCAGGATCATGACGGGAACACTGGAGCCGACCGAAGGCGAGATCACCAAAGCGCGGGGGCTCACCATCGGCCATGTCGAGCAGAATGTGCCGTCAGCCCTTCTCGACGCCACTTTCCGCGATGCCGTCTTGCACGCCCTTGCGCCCGATCAGGCCGAAAGCGAAAGCTGGCGGGCGGATGTCGTGCTGGAATCGCTCGAAGTGCCCGAGGAGTTGCGCGAACGGCAGCTTCGGCAGCTCAGCGGCGGCTGGCAGCGGCTGGCATTGATCGCCCGCACATGGGTGAATGAACCCGATGTGCTGCTGCTCGACGAGCCGACCAACCATCTCGATCTCGAAAAGATCGCACAGCTTGAGACCTGGCTGAATATGCTGCCGCGCGACACGCCCGTCATCATCTCCAGCCACGACCGCGCCTTTCTCGATGCGACGACCAACCGGACCCTCTTCCTGCGGCCGGAGCAATCGGCTGCCTTCGCCCTGCCCTACAGCCGGGCGCGTGCCGCCCTCGACGAAGCGGATGCTTCAGATGCGCGACGCTACGAAAAGGACATGAAGACGGTCGAGCAGCTTCGCAAGCAGGCGGCGAAGCTCAACAATATCGGCATCAATTCCGGCAGCGACCTGCTGGTGGTCAAGACGAAACAGCTGAAACAACGCGCCGAAAAGCTGGAGGAGACGGCAAAGCCCGCCCATCTGGAACGGTCGGCCGGCGCAATCCGGCTCGCCAATCGGGGCACGCATGCCAAGGTTCTGATGACGCTTGAAGATGCAGAGGTCACGACGCCTGATGGCACCCTGCTCTTCCGCACGGGCCGGCAGTTCATCTGCCAGGGCGACCGCATCGTGCTGCTCGGCCTCAACGGCGCCGGTAAGTCACGGCTGATCTCCATGCTACGCGCGGCGATCGCCGGGCCGGACACGGCACACGCCGGCATCAAGGCCACACCCTCGCTGGTGCTTGGCTATGGCGACCAGTTGCTTGCCGATCTCAGCGATGCCGACACACCGCTGCAGACGATCATCCGCCGCTTCGATGTCGGCGATCAGCGGGCGCGCTCGCTGCTCGCCGGCGCCGGCATGACGATCGAGATGCAGGGCAAGCCCGTAAAGCTGCTATCCGGCGGGCAGAAGGCGCGGCTCGGCATGCTGGTGCTCAGGCTGACGCAGCCGAACTTCTACCTGCTCGACGAGCCCACCAACCATCTCGATATCGAGGGGCAGGAGGCGCTGGAGAGGGAGCTGATGGCGCATGAGGCAAGCTGCCTGCTCGTCTCGCACGACCGCAGTTTCGTGCGGGCGGTCGGCAATCGCTTCTGGCTGATCGAGCGGAAAAAGCTGGTGGAAGTGGAGAGCCCGGAAGGGTTCTTTGCGAGCGTTGGCGGGCTGAATAGCGGTGTTTGA
- a CDS encoding DUF1579 domain-containing protein codes for MKTAEVLKEHAFLERMVGHWAVAASDMTGDKPWEETVRSLQGIWFVAEGTGEMTDGKQATTILTLGYDSSKSKYVGSWIGSMMDYMWTYEGEVEPSGNVLSLYTRGPAFEGDGFADYREQITFLDDNVRTFTSSVKEADGTWKQFMEVKYTRKR; via the coding sequence ATGAAGACTGCAGAAGTGCTGAAGGAGCACGCCTTCCTGGAGAGAATGGTCGGTCACTGGGCCGTTGCCGCTTCGGACATGACCGGCGACAAGCCTTGGGAGGAGACCGTGCGCTCCCTGCAAGGCATCTGGTTCGTTGCCGAAGGCACGGGTGAAATGACCGACGGCAAGCAGGCGACGACGATCCTGACCCTCGGCTACGACTCGAGCAAAAGCAAATATGTAGGCAGCTGGATCGGCTCGATGATGGACTACATGTGGACCTATGAGGGCGAGGTCGAGCCCTCGGGTAATGTTCTGTCGCTCTACACCAGGGGGCCGGCCTTCGAAGGCGATGGCTTTGCCGACTATCGCGAGCAGATCACCTTCCTCGACGACAACGTCAGAACCTTCACGTCAAGCGTCAAGGAAGCTGACGGCACCTGGAAGCAGTTCATGGAAGTCAAATATACCCGCAAGCGCTGA
- a CDS encoding MarR family winged helix-turn-helix transcriptional regulator translates to MSNPIAIPFSTTLLVRDTCLCLHVQRAARALARLFDDALRPVGLTNGQFSLLMSLNRPEPPPMGPVASLLAMDQTTLTAALKPLQRKGFVDVVPNPRDRRGRLLCLTDDGRAALRKALPIWESTHAALEAKLPNGDADGLRRDLQRLA, encoded by the coding sequence ATGTCAAATCCGATCGCGATTCCTTTTTCGACAACGCTTCTGGTGCGGGACACGTGCCTGTGCCTGCATGTGCAGCGCGCCGCCCGTGCGCTCGCAAGGCTGTTCGACGACGCGCTGCGGCCCGTCGGCCTTACCAACGGCCAGTTCTCCCTGCTGATGTCCCTGAACCGGCCGGAACCGCCGCCGATGGGTCCTGTCGCGAGCCTGCTCGCCATGGACCAGACGACGCTGACGGCGGCACTGAAGCCGCTGCAGCGCAAGGGTTTCGTCGATGTGGTGCCGAACCCGAGGGATCGGCGCGGCCGCCTGCTCTGCCTGACGGATGATGGGCGGGCGGCGCTGCGAAAGGCGCTGCCTATCTGGGAGAGCACGCATGCGGCGCTGGAAGCAAAACTGCCAAATGGCGATGCGGATGGGCTGAGGCGCGACCTGCAGCGTCTGGCGTGA
- a CDS encoding thioredoxin family protein yields MLNKMTQNPVVSREEWLEARRALLLREKEATHLRDKVNAERMALPWVKVDKDYMFDTPQGPKSLADLFDGRSQLMVYHFMFGPEWEAGCPGCSFLADHLDGTLPHLNHHDVTLVAVARAPLAKIEAYKKRMGWNFPWVSSFGSDFNFDYHVSFTPEDLAKDKVFYNFSPTAPSDANDELPGLSAFYKNEKGEVFHTYSSYARGAEEILGTLMILDHAPKGRNEDSTMDFVKRHDEYEEAPQASSCCH; encoded by the coding sequence ATGCTGAACAAGATGACTCAAAATCCCGTCGTTTCCCGCGAGGAATGGCTCGAAGCCCGCCGGGCTTTGCTCCTGAGAGAGAAAGAGGCGACCCATCTGAGAGACAAGGTGAATGCCGAGCGCATGGCTTTGCCCTGGGTGAAAGTCGACAAGGACTATATGTTCGACACGCCGCAGGGGCCGAAATCGCTCGCCGACCTTTTCGATGGCCGCAGCCAGTTGATGGTCTATCATTTCATGTTCGGCCCCGAATGGGAGGCCGGTTGCCCCGGCTGCTCATTCCTCGCCGATCATCTTGACGGCACGCTGCCCCACCTCAACCACCACGACGTGACCCTTGTTGCCGTCGCCCGTGCGCCGCTCGCCAAGATCGAGGCCTACAAGAAGCGCATGGGCTGGAATTTCCCCTGGGTTTCGTCCTTCGGCAGCGATTTCAACTTCGATTATCATGTATCTTTCACGCCTGAGGACCTTGCCAAAGACAAAGTCTTTTATAACTTCTCGCCCACAGCGCCCTCTGACGCCAATGACGAACTGCCTGGACTTTCGGCCTTCTACAAAAATGAGAAGGGGGAAGTGTTCCATACCTATTCGAGCTATGCTCGCGGTGCGGAAGAAATACTCGGCACGTTGATGATCCTGGATCATGCCCCCAAGGGCCGCAACGAAGATTCGACCATGGATTTCGTAAAACGCCACGATGAATATGAGGAAGCTCCCCAGGCTTCATCCTGCTGCCACTAA
- a CDS encoding aldo/keto reductase, whose translation MQRRRLGHGLEVGSIGLGCMGMNWAYGATEADRGEAIATIHHALDRGVTLLDTADVYGPHTNEELVGEAIRGRREQVVLATKFGIVRGLEAIPGTQTVNGRPDYAKASCEGSLRRLGVDHIDLYYLHRVDPETPIEETVGAMKELVEAGKVRHIGLSEASPETIRRAHAVHPVTAVQSEYSLWSRDPEGGVLQTLRELRIGLVAYSPLGRGFLSGAIRSINDLAPDDYRRTSPRFIDDNFERNLELVAVVEEIARRRNVTPAQLALAWVMAQGEDIVPIPGTRRRSRLDENLGAAAIDLTAQDLEEIARTLPRAVGDRYGEMGMREVNG comes from the coding sequence TTGCAGAGACGCCGGCTCGGGCACGGACTTGAGGTCGGATCGATCGGCCTCGGCTGCATGGGCATGAACTGGGCTTATGGCGCAACGGAAGCGGACAGGGGCGAGGCGATCGCAACGATCCATCATGCGCTCGATCGCGGCGTAACCTTGCTCGATACCGCCGATGTCTACGGCCCGCATACCAACGAAGAGCTTGTAGGGGAAGCGATCAGAGGCCGGCGTGAGCAGGTTGTGCTTGCAACCAAGTTCGGCATCGTACGCGGATTAGAAGCAATACCTGGCACCCAGACAGTCAACGGGCGGCCCGACTATGCCAAGGCCTCCTGCGAAGGGTCCTTGCGGCGCCTCGGCGTCGACCACATCGACCTCTATTATCTCCACCGCGTCGATCCCGAAACGCCGATCGAGGAAACCGTCGGCGCGATGAAGGAGCTCGTCGAAGCCGGCAAGGTCAGGCATATCGGCCTGTCGGAAGCCAGCCCTGAGACGATCCGCCGGGCGCATGCGGTGCATCCCGTCACGGCTGTCCAAAGCGAATATTCGCTCTGGTCCCGCGATCCTGAAGGTGGCGTGCTGCAGACGCTGCGCGAACTCCGGATTGGCCTCGTCGCCTATTCGCCGCTCGGGCGCGGTTTCCTGTCGGGCGCCATCCGGTCTATCAACGATCTTGCGCCTGACGACTACAGGCGGACCTCGCCACGGTTCATCGATGACAATTTCGAGCGGAACCTCGAACTGGTCGCCGTGGTCGAAGAGATTGCGCGCCGCAGGAACGTGACACCAGCCCAGCTGGCTCTTGCCTGGGTGATGGCCCAAGGCGAAGATATCGTGCCGATCCCCGGCACCCGCCGCCGCAGCCGGCTGGACGAAAACCTTGGAGCGGCCGCCATCGATCTGACGGCACAGGATCTCGAGGAAATCGCCAGGACCCTGCCCCGCGCTGTCGGAGATCGGTACGGCGAAATGGGCATGCGCGAAGTCAACGGATGA